GTGACTCTACAGGTTTACTCATTTTCTTAAATTACTCCGTTCATTAAGGTTAATTGGTTCAGAATCTTCTTTTGGATGAAATAAAATCAATCTATAGTAATGCCAAAAATTTAATTAGTTGCTCACAATTTGCTAAAATCAACCACCTTCCCGATTTTTCGTTCCAATCCGAATTGGATGGGGCGGCAGATTTAAAACATCTTGCGGAAAGAATTCAACAATGAAGCTAACAATATCTTTGATTGAAACCAGAGACAAAGGATGATCCTTTTCATCTACGATGCAAATATGACGATAGCCGCCTTTTACCATGAGACGAAGTGCAGTTTCAATGGTATCTTCCATTTCCAGTTGAACCGCATCCGGGGTCATAAAGTCCTCAATTTTTGAGGTTTCTAAATTGAGATCCATACCGGCTACTCTAAGCAGAACATCGCGTTCCGTAAAGATACCGCAATATTTTGTGTCTTTAACCACCAACAGACAACCAAAATGACGTGCCAGCATCTTTTCGATGCACTTCTTGAGAGAGGTGCCAACCGCCACAACGACCGCTTTCTTTAAATTCAGAGACTTCAGCGGTACCTTTAAGCTTTTATCACTTAAGGTTGTTTTAGCTTCGTCCATGAGCTCTTCCATGCTCTGCAGCTCGTCATCAAATTCTTGAAAATCGAGTTCTCCCAATTTTATCGCCTCCTCATAAGACTTTTTAAGTTTTCAAACATTTAATTTTGTACTAAATGAGCGGCTATATCTCTCACCGAGATAACACCTTGAGGTTCGTTCTGGAGATTCACCAGAGGAATGTGCCGGAATCCGCCAACATGCATTCGGTTCAAGGCAAAAGCAATTTCGTCGTCCATATATAGATATTCCGGATTTACCGTCATGACCTCGTTAACCTGCGTTTTTTCCAGGTCAAGATCGCTGCAGACAATTTTCGTTAAAATATCCCGTTCTGTAAAAATGCCTACCAGCCAGCTTTTTTCCACAACACAAACGCAGCCAATCCCATGTTCCTTCATTTTGTCGATTACACTTTTTAAAGAAGCATCGTGGTTCACAGAAATGGGTTTCTTGGGGTTTAATGTTTTCAGGGGAGATCTAAGTGTTGTGGAGTCCATTTTATTCTCCTGGTTATCATTCACATCTAATCGAAAAAATTGACCCTAAATATAAATAGTTAAATTATAAAAAGCAACTCTTTTTGCCTTATGAAAATTGCGGAATTTTTGTATTTAAATTTCTGTTTTCTTTACTAATTCGGCAGTCCTTAACCATTCTTGATTTACTAAACTGTGCTATCAGAATTCGAAATTAGGATCGCGCATCTGCTATTGACAAATAGTATTTTTTTAATAATATTGTTGCCATAATTTTTTTGAAACAACGAGCTGAACAGAAGGATTTGAATTTCCATCAAGAAAGAGTCGATCACCCGAAAGACTCAATAATTTAAAATTAAACGTTTTTTAATTTCGTGGACTCAGAAAGTAATGAAAGAATACGATGTCATCATAATCGGCGGCGGAATTAATGGCGCCGGGATTGCGAGAGATGCAGCAGAACGAGGTCTCTCTGTTTATTTAGCGGAAAAAAACGACTTTGCATTTGGAACGACCTTTCGTTCTACAAAACTCATTCACGGCGGCTTGCGTTATCTCGAACATTACGAAATTGGTCTCGTCCGGGAGTCGTTACGGGAACGAGAACGACTTCTTAGCCAAGCGCCCCATTTAGTCAAACCTATAAAGTTTGTCATCCCGATTTTTGAAGACAACAAGTACGGCTACGGAAAAGTCAAGTTGGGGCTGATCGCTTATGATA
The candidate division KSB1 bacterium DNA segment above includes these coding regions:
- a CDS encoding CBS domain-containing protein yields the protein MDSTTLRSPLKTLNPKKPISVNHDASLKSVIDKMKEHGIGCVCVVEKSWLVGIFTERDILTKIVCSDLDLEKTQVNEVMTVNPEYLYMDDEIAFALNRMHVGGFRHIPLVNLQNEPQGVISVRDIAAHLVQN
- a CDS encoding CBS domain-containing protein — its product is MGELDFQEFDDELQSMEELMDEAKTTLSDKSLKVPLKSLNLKKAVVVAVGTSLKKCIEKMLARHFGCLLVVKDTKYCGIFTERDVLLRVAGMDLNLETSKIEDFMTPDAVQLEMEDTIETALRLMVKGGYRHICIVDEKDHPLSLVSIKDIVSFIVEFFPQDVLNLPPHPIRIGTKNREGG